A stretch of the Corylus avellana chromosome ca6, CavTom2PMs-1.0 genome encodes the following:
- the LOC132185214 gene encoding uncharacterized protein LOC132185214: protein MTKPRVFVEKKKKDRQNPKTLEKKVDLPPRPNQHQQYVGWTPLNTTVYKVFMEVKKDPSFRWPGRMKCPPQNRSTQKFCEYHNDHGHQIEDCISLRFDIENFLRNGKLLNFLAEENGKGKNPQDGQGQWSGQNNDRSRNQRQRCDEPRVSQDKQQSPRNQANIGEIRTISGGLASGGESSSARKAYVKQARMEEIFVLEKPSKIQKQEPSILTFSEEDAKEVSMPHDDALQLGISQEKLKPFLSPSIGFAGERVQPIGLITLPVTAGIAPRQSTIMVDFLVIDRPSAYNIIIGCPALNQLRTVTSTYHLKVKFPTTEGVGEVKGDQIVARRCYNTSLKKCPKSALLTIGSLGDERKMQLRKELAEPLIDIPIAEGKQNLEVFAWSPEDLPGIDPKDIVHHLNINPEVKLVKQKRRKFAPDRNMAIAEEVDNLLKAQFIEEAYYPDWLSNVVMVKKSSGKWRMCVDFTDLNKACLKDSFPLPHISSLVDATAGYELLSFMDAFLGYNQIFMHPSDQEKTAFITDRGLYCYKVMPFGLKNAGATYQRLVNKMFQEQIGKKMEVFVDDMLVKSKLRVDHVTDLQEAFRILKHFKMKLNPAKCAFGVSSGKFLGYMVSSRGIEANPEKIQAVLDMQSPKNIKQVQQLTGRIAALNRFISRSADKCLPFFKILRKAFEWSEEYEQAFEQLKKYLVSPPLLSRVILGEVLYLYLAVSPTAVSAALICEEEGVQKLVYFISRALHGAEERYVQMEKLAFALVIASRKLRPYFQAHTINVLTEYPLKKVLRKLDLSGRLVNWAIEISEFDIHFVSRNAVKGQALANFVVEFTNIQDQEDWPKERTWVIHVDGSSTKRNRRAGVVMITPDGRELKSSLRLEFKTTNNEAEYEAVIAGLDLAQELEAEFVEVRSDSQVIVSHIRGEFEAKGSKMKLYLSKIQGMQKSFKKFCIVKIPREENEKEDHLACLGSSTECEVGESGQLVQI from the exons ATGACAAAACCGAGGGTTTTTGtcgaaaagaagaagaaagaccgCCAGAACCCAAAAACTCTAGAAAAGAAGGTTGATCTACCGCCTCGGCCAAACCAGCATCAACAATATGTGGGATGGACACCTCTAAATACGACTGTTTATAAGGTGTTCATGGAAGTTAAAAAAGATCCGAGCTTCAGATGGCCAGGAAGGATGAAATGTCCTCCCCAAAACCGCAGCACTCAGAAGTTTTGCGAATATCATAACGATCATGGGCATCAAATCGAGGATTGTATCAGTCTTCGGTTtgacattgaaaattttttgagaaatggaAAGTTGCTGAATTTCTTAGCTGAGGAAAACGGTAAAGGGAAGAACCCTCAAGACGGTCAGGGTCAATGGTCGGGTCAGAATAATGATCGATCACGCAACCAGAGACAAAGGTGTGATGAGCCGAGGGTCTCACAGGACAAACAGCAGAGTCCCCGGAACCAAGCCAATATTGGCGAGATTCGAACCATCTCGGGAGGTCTTGCTAGTGGAGGAGAATCAAGTTCGGCGAGGAAGGCTTACGTCAAGCAAGCAAGAATGGAAGAAATCTTCGTGCTTGAAAAACCCTCCAAAATCCAGAAGCAGGAACCAAGTATTCTAACATTTTCTGAGGAAGATGCGAAAGAAGTCTCAATGCCACATGATGATGCACTG CAATTGGGCATTAGCCAAGAGAAGTTGAAACCTTTCCTATCACCATCGATAGGGTTTGCGGGTGAGCGTGTCCAACCCATCGGGTTGATTACTCTTCCGGTCACAGCAGGGATAGCTCCCAGGCAATCCACTATCATGGTGGATTTTTTGGTTATCGACCGACCATCAGCTTACAATATAATCATCGGTTGTCCAGCTTTGAATCAACTGAGGACAGTGACTTCTACTTACCACTTGAAGGTGAAGTTCCCAACAACTGAAGGGGTTGGCGAAGTTAAAGGGGACCAAATTGTTGCCAGAAGGTGCTATAATACATCTTTGAAGAAATGCCCAAAGTCAGCACTTCTGACGATCGGTAGTTTGGGTGATGAGCGGAAGATGCAGTTGAGAAAGGAACTAGCCGAGCCATTGATCGACATACCTATAGCTGAAGGAAAG CAAAACCTCGAAGTCTTTGCATGGTCTCCAGAAGACCTGCCGGGGATTGATCCCAAGGATATTGTTCATCACCTGAACATTAATCCAGAAGTTAAACTAGTAAAGCAGAAGCGAAGGAAATTTGCTCCTGACAGAAACATGGCAATTGCCGAGGAGGTTGACAATCTTCTGAAAGCTCAGTTTATCGAAGAAGCGTATTACCCTGATTGGTTGTCCAATGTAGTGATGGTTAAGAAGTCTTctgggaagtggaggatgtgcgtaGATTTTACCGATCTTAACAAGGCTTGCCTAAAGGATAGTTTCCCACTACCCCATATCAGCTCTTTGGTTGATGCCACAGCAGGGTATGAGTTGCTGAGCTTCATGGATGCCTTCTTGggctataatcagattttcATGCATCCATCTGATCAAGAAAAGACAGCCTTCATCACTGACCGAGGCTTGTACTGCTACAAGGTCATGCCATTCGGTTTGAAAAATGCTGGTGCAACTTACCAAAGGTTGGTAAACAAGATGTTTCAAGAGCAAATCGGGAAGAAGATGGAGGTTTTtgttgatgacatgctagtcaagaGCAAGCTGCGGGTAGATCACGTGACAGATTTACAGGAGGCATTTAGGATATTGAAGCATTTCAAAATGAAGCTTAATCCTGCAAAATGCGCATTTGGAGTTTCATCTGGGAAGTTCCTCGGTTATATGGTGTCTAGCCGAGGAATTGAGGCCAATCCAGAGAAAATCCAGGCGGTGttggatatgcaatctccaAAAAATATAAAGCAAGTTCAACAGTTGACGGGAAGAATTGCAGCTTTAAACAGGTTCATTTCTCGGTCAGCAGATAAGTGCCTtccattctttaaaattttacgTAAGGCTTTCGAATGGTCTGAAGAATACGAACAGGCATTCGAGCAACTTAAGAAGTACTTGGTCAGTCCACCTCTTCTCAGCCGTGTTATTCTTGGAGAAGTATTATATTTATACTTAGCTGTATCACCAACCGCGGTCAGTGCAGCTTTGATCTGCGAAGAAGAGGGTGTTCAGAAGCTGGTCTACTTTATTAGCCGAGCGTTGCATGGGGCTGAGGAGAGATACGTACAGATGGAGAAACTTGCTTTCGCCTTGGTAATTGCTTCTAGGAAGCTCCGACCatacttccaagctcatacaatcaatgtTTTGACCGAGTATCCATTGAAGAAAGTACTTCGGAAGTTGGACTTGTCTGGTCGGTTAGTCAACTGGGCAATTGAGATTAGTGAATTCGACATTCATTTTGTCTCACGTAATGCTGTTAAAGGTCAAGCTCTAGCAAACTTTGTGGTAGAATTCACCAACATTCAAGACCAGGAGGATTGGCCGAAAGAGAGGACATGGGTAATTCATGTGGATGGTTCATCTACCAAGAGAAACCGCAGAGCTGGGGTTGTGATGATCACACCGGATGGAAGAGAGTTGAAGAGTTCATTAAGATTAGAATTTAAAACTACTAACAATGAAGCCGAGTATGAAGCTGTAATAGCGGGACTCGATTTAGCTCAAGAGCTAGAGGCAGAATTTGTAGAGGTGCGGAGTGATTCTCAAGTTATTGTCAGCCACATTCGTGGTGAGTTTGAGGCTAAGGGCAGCAAGATGAAGCTCTACTTATCCAAAATTCAAGGTATGCAAAAATCTTTCAAAAAGTTTTGTATTGTTAAAATCCCAAGAGAAGAGAATGAGAAGGAAGACCATCTAGCCTGTTTAGGCTCTTCAACCGAGTGTGAGGTGGGGGAGTCCGGCCAACTAGTACAAATTTAG
- the LOC132185220 gene encoding transcription factor MYB61-like encodes MDGHSCCSKQKVKRGLWSPEEDAKLNTYISTHGHGSWSSVPRLAGLHRCGKSCRLRWINYLRPDLKRGSFSPEEEQIIIDIHRIVGNKWAQIAKHLPGRTDNEVKNFWNSCIKKRLISQGLDPNTHNLISQTHQQPIPEFFSLTNFQLTDASMETKTPNNSSSSSSSVTPSGIELTNHENCFWGATHEPSEAPILEGEPPLRQEEEENKEEKYSDQMGDQIMDTSFDSFNFDLGFVESTVCLD; translated from the exons ATGGACGGCCATAGTTGCTGCAGCAAACAGAAGGTTAAACGTGGGCTATGGTCTCCTGAAGAAGATGCGAAGCTCAACACTTATATCTCCACCCATGGACATGGAAGCTGGAGCTCTGTTCCAAGGCTTGCTG GCTTGCATAGGTGTGGAAAGAGTTGCAGATTGAGATGGATAAACTATCTAAGGCCAGATCTTAAAAGGGGTTCCTTTTCTCCAGAAGAAGAACAGATCATCATTGACATTCATAGGATTGTAGGCAACAA ATGGGCTCAGATAGCCAAGCATCTCCCGGGAAGAACAGACAACGAGGTGAAGAATTTCTGGAATTCATGCATCAAGAAAAGGCTAATCTCACAAGGGTTGGACCCAAACACTCATAATCTGATATCACAAACCCATCAACAACCCATTCCAGAATTTTTTTCTCTGACTAATTTTCAGCTTACAGATGCTTCCATGGAAACGAAAACACCCAATAATTCCTCGTCTTCCTCTTCTTCGGTGACCCCATCAGGGATTGAGCTCACAAATCATGAGAACTGTTTCTGGGGCGCCACTCATGAACCCTCTGAAGCACCAATATTGGAAGGAGAGCCGCCATTGagacaagaagaagaggagaataAGGAGGAGAAATATTCTGATCAAATGGGTGATCAGATCATGGATACTTCATTTGACAGCTTTAACTTTGATCTTGGGTTTGTGGAGTCTACAGTATGTCTGGATTAA